The Vitis vinifera cultivar Pinot Noir 40024 chromosome 7, ASM3070453v1 genomic interval GTCtgaagaaaagaagaggagGGGTGGTTCTTTGTTCCACGTCTCTGGCTTCTTAATGTGTTCAattatttcttctctttttctcctttttctttacAAGCTTTATATGGTGTTTtaccaataaataaaaaaagaaaaattctttgaatttgatGTCTGGGAATATGGTTATTGCTTGTCCCTATTAGAAATAAGGAATGTACATTCTGTTAAAATCTGGAGAAAAATAAGGAACTAAAACTTGCAGAAAATATTAGAGTATTGAGTTGGAGAAAGGCACACAATATTTCACCAATGAGaatgcctatttataggcttacaaCCAAACTGAAAATGCTAAAAACTCTCAACTGCTATGACTACTTCTACTAAcagaaaaactgaaaattatgGAGCATAACAGAGACTGAGTCTAACTAAGACATTTTCAAAGGCAAACTCTCATGAATTCTAACACTCCTCCTTGAGATTTGCCTTGGACATACCAAGCTTCAACCTTAGGAACTCCAGCCTTGATTTAGGAAGTCCTTTAGTCATTATGTCAGCAAGTTGCTCATCAGTTGAGCAATAATGCAACTTAACAAGTGAATTCTTTTCAGCTTCCCTTATGGAGTggaattttacatttatgtGCTTGGTTCTGCCATGTTGGACAGGATTTTGAGTAATGGAAATGGCTGACTTATTGTCACAGTAAAGCTTAGTTGGTGAGCTTTGTTCCTGGCCTAAATCAACAAGCAATTTTCTCAACCATATTGCTTGATTTGCAGCAGCTGCTAAGGAGATATACTCAACTTCTGTAGTTGATTGTGCCACTACTTCTTGCTTTCTTGAATTCCAGCATATGACACCTAAACCGATTGTAAATACATAACCTGAAGTGCTCTTCATATCATCAACACTTCCTGCCCAATCACTATCAGCATAACCATCTAGCTTAACTCCTCCTGTCTTTAAATACCAAATGCCAAGATTTGTTGTACCTTTAACATACTTTAGCACCTTCTTTGCAACTCCCATGTGAACATTTCTAGGTGAACTCAAGAACCTTGAAAGCAAACTAGCTGGAAACATCAAGTCAGGTCTAGTTACTGTCAAGTATAGTAGGCTGCCCACCAAGCTTCTATATGTAGAGGGTTTCTCAAGTTTCTCACCatcattctttgaaattttctcattttgtgcTAGCGGAGTTGCTACTTCTTTGCATGATTCTAGCTTGAATTTCTTGAGAATATCCATAGCATATTTTCTTTGTGAAATGAAGATACCCCAACTGCATTGGTATATTTCCATTCCAAGGAATTAGTTCATGATGCCAAGGTCAGACATCTCAAATACATCCtgcatttccattttgaaatcAGCTAGCAATTTTACATTGCTTCCAGTCActagcatgtcatcaacataaagtgaTACTACCAGTTGCAAACCATCatcattttgtttcaaatacAACGTAGCTTCATTTTCACTCCTCCTAAATCCAAGTTGGATCAGATGAGAATCAATTCTGCTATACCAGGCCCTTGGTGCTTGCTTCAAACCATAGAGAGCCTTATGTAGCTTGTACACTTTATGTTCATGGCCAATAACCTCAAAGCCTTTTGGTTGTTGAACATAAATTTCTTCAAGAAGTATACCATTTAGAAAAGCTGACTTGACATCTAAATGGTAcactttccatcccattttACCAGCAAGTGCAAGTAGTAGCCTTATAGTGTCATGTCTGGCTACTGGTGCAAATGTATCACCATAGTCCACTCCAGCAATTTGAGCAAAACCCTTCACAACCAATCTAGCCTTATGCCTGAAGATTGAACCATCTGAATTAAATTTGGTTCTGAAAACCCATTTTACACCAATTGCATTCTTAGCTTCAGGTAGTTCTGTCAACTTCCAGGTTCCATTTCTTTCAATAGCATCAATTTCAGCTTTCATGGCCTCAATCCATTATAGAAATCTTGCAGCTTCCGTGTAACATGTAGGCTCAGCATGTACAAGATTGCACCTCTCATACACATCAGATAATGGCCTCATCTTAAGCACGGGTGTGTCTGAAGTTGCTTCAACATCAAGTGGACCTTCAATGATTGTACTTTCTATTGCTGGTTCAAGAATAGATGGAGTGGTTTGATCACATTTATGAACTTTCTTCAAGTCCCAATTCCAGTAGGAGTTTTCATCAAAGTGCATATCTCTACTTATCACGATTTTCGTTATACTCAAGCTATAAATTCTGTAACCTTTTGATTCAGCTGCATACCCAACAAAAACACCTTTCTCAGCTCTTTCATCAAGCTTCCCTCTCTTGACAGATGGCACATGAAGATAACAAAATGAGCCAAAAACTTTCAGGTGCTTGACAGAAGGTTTTACACCAGACCATGCCTCTATTGGTGTTTTGCTCTAAACAAACTTAGTTGGTAGTCTGTTAAGCAAATATACTGAGGTGTTGACTGCTTCAGCCCATAGAAGTTTTGGTAGCTTCTTCTCGAATAGCATGCACCTTGCCATTTCCATCATGGTTATGTTCTTCCTCTCAGAGACTCCATTCTGCTGTGGTGAGTATGGAGCTGTTAGCTGGTGTACAATTCCAGCTTCTTGACAAAAGACATTGAACTCTTTTGAGATATACTCACCTCCATTATCAGTTTTGAGCACCTTACCGTTCTGGCCACTTtgagtttcaaccattttcttgaagCTTTTGAACACAGAGAACACTTGTGActtggtttttagaaaataaacccaaGTCATTCTACTGagatcatcaataaataatgCAAAATACACATTATTGCTCAATGAGGTTGTGCTCATTGGTCCACAAATATCTGAATGAATTAATTCTAGCTTGTGAGTAGCTCTCTTGGACATATTTTGAGGGAATGGTTGTCGTTGTTGCTTCCCTAGCTCACAACTTTCACAAGTTTGAGCATTAACTGAGATTTCAGGCATGTCTTCAACCATACCAGCTTCTTGCATTAACCTCAGTGACTTCAAGTTGAAATGACCATATCTTTTGTGCCAAACAACACTCTCATCAATCTTAGCACTAAAGACATGACCTTCAACTAAATCAAGCTTCAAATAAAAGctatttccattcattttaatttttgctaTCTCTTTTCCGTGTACATTAGtgatcaaacaaaaattttctttgaaagagACTGCATATCCATTTCTTAGCATTTGTGCAACACTAAGAAGATTCTGATCTAAATCTGGAATGTAAAGAACATTAGTGACAATTTTTGTACCTCTCTTGGTGCTGATAGAAATTGTCCCTTTTCCTTTGGCCTGCACAACTTCACCATTTCCCAACTTGACCTTTGGTTGAACTGATCTATCAATGGAGGTAAATATTGACAAATATTTGGTCATGTGACTCGTGCAGCCACTGTCAATGAGCCAAGTATTCAGTTCATGAGAACTGAGTGCTTGTGATGCCATAAATAAATGctcatcatcatttttgtcTTCTTCAGTCACACTTGCATTTTGTTCTAGTTGTTGTTGAGATTGTTTTTTCTTGGCTCTGCAATACTTCTCactgtggccaagtttattgcagaAATTACAATTAAAGAGAGGTTTACCTTTGTGCCAACAATCTTTCTCAGCATGGTTGGTTCTTCTACAATGAGAGCAAGacgaaaattttccttttcttgaagACCCTTCACCTTTccttttgttgttcttgaagAACTTCTTTCTTTGCAAGTTTCTAGAATTCTTTCCCTTGTGATTTGCTTGAAAAGCACCTTCAGTAGCTTCATCACCTCTCATTAAGACCCTTTGCTCCTGTGCATGAAGCTTGCTGGTTAACTTTACAATTGTGAGAGTTCGCAAGTCACAAGACTCTTCAATTGCAGAAATCTTGGCTTCAAACTTTTGAGGCACTGAAACCACAATCTTTTCTACCACCTTTTGATTTGTAAATGCCTCACCAAGAAGCCGCATTTGGTTTACAACATCCATTAACCTTCCAGAATAATCTTTGACAGATTCGTCGTCTTTCATCTTCATCAACTCAAACTCTCTCTTCAATGTGAGGAGTCTAACagttttgactctttcactgcCCTCAAATTCACCTTGGAGCTTGTCCCATACCAGTTTAGGTGTTTCCAAGTTCATGATTTTGGTGAAGATGTGGTCTGCAAGTCCTGAATGTAGGCAGGTGATGGCTTTGTCTTTCTTAAGTTTTTCTTCCTCATATGCTTTCATCTGAGCAACTGTAGGATTTGCTCCCAATGGTGGTGGATCAGCTTCAGACATCACAACATTCCACAAACCTTGAGACCTTAAATAAAACCTCATCTTGACAGCCCAAATGTGATAGTGTTCACTATTAAACACTGGAATTATAGAGGAAGTATTGCTAGAAGGAGACATGTTTGCACCACagttgcttaaaaaaaaaaaagatcactCAACCTCACTAGTGTTTGCACTCAACCTCACTGtgtttaatactaaaaaaaaatttgcctCACAGCCCGTAGGAATAATGCTTTGATACCACTGTTAAAATCTGGAGAAAAATAAGGAACTAAAACTTGCAGAAAATATTAGAGTATTGAGTTGGAGAAAGGCACACAATATTTCACCAATGAGaatgcctatttataggcttacaaCCAAACTGAAAATGCTAAAAACTCTCAGCTGCTATGACTACTTCTACTAAtagaaaaactgaaaattatgGAGCAAAACAGAGACTGAGTCTAACTAAGACATTTTCAAAGGCAAACTCTCATGAATTCTAACACATTCCATGTCTTAATGAATAATTCTCTTTCAGATGGAGCtatttatcaaaagaaaaaaatctcttttaGATGGAGCTAGTTTTTGCAACAACACTATAAATCTTGACATCATGTATTCAATATAAAAGATGTATTATAACATGGAGTAAGGATGACAATTTGTGTTAGTGGTCATATTTATGTCATGTCAAAGCTTAGACAGATGTTAAATAAGTCATTTCAAGCACAACAcgaataattattatattaaaaatataaactcatatattctatataattattaaacagATAACATTTTAGTAACTCATTTAATAaccaaattaatttaaatttcatgaatCTATATGATTAGTGTTCAAATTAGATATGCTTATAattcaattgatttatttatttaaatcaaatttaaaatgagtaaaatatggttaaatagtttaaaattgtaattagaTTAATCAATATGATTATTAGAGGGACTAATTCCATCAAATTTCGTATTATGTGGGTTGATCCAAAAGTTAcctattatttcttatatagaTTATGTGGGCATTCGAAATTTGATCCCAATATGACTACACTCATCCTAAACCCACAAAAAATGCATTGGGTTCTAATTAAGGCTGCTGCAGTTGCTTATTCGGATGGTCTGTATAGAAAAGCCCATGCTGCTCAGGATAGGCTGATCCTTCTAAAGTATTTCACATCAGGACAGGATGATGCGCAGCTCCAATGCAGTAGGCAAGTGCAGGAGCCATTTTTGGATGATCCAAACCCCTGCAACCTTACGAAGAGGACTCAAAAAATCCTATAAACCCCCCAACATCCAGGATGCCAAAAATCTTGCTATTGCTCCCCTAAATCTAGGCCACCCTGTTTTATCCTTACTATCAAAATGCCAAACCATGGCCCATTTCAATCAAATACATTGCCTAATGATCACCACTGGCATGTCCCGTGATGCTTTTCCGGCTAGCAGATTACTTATAGCTAGTTCATTCTCTTTGAGTCCTCCAAACATTCACCTGGCTTATGTTGTATTTTCGCAAATGCAAAGCCCTGATGTATACTCATACAACATTATGATTAAGGCCTTTTCACAAACTTCACATCCACTTGATTCCCTCCACTTTTACCACAAGCTGCTCCACCAAGGCCTATACCCCAATGAGTACACTTTCTGTTTTGTGCTCACTTCATGTGCCCAAGCCTTGGCTCTCCAAGAGGGCAAACAAATACAAGCCCAGTTAATCAAACACCTGTCTTTGGGCACTGTCTATGCTAGCACCTCTCTTGTTCGCTTGTATGGCAAATGTGGTGACATCCGTAGGGTAGAGCTTTACAAGCATTCGGGGAAATGTCTCACAGAACCGAGGTCTCATGGGGCGCAGTAATTGATGCTTATATTGATCAAGGTTTTTTGACGGATGCATTGCAATTGTATGCAAAGATGAGGAGTTTGGGACATTCAGCAAGCAATGCAATCTTGGTGGGGGCATTTGGTGCTTGTGCTAAGCTGCAGGACTTGGCACTGGGGAGGATTATTCCTGGGCAAGTTGAGGCCATGGGGCTACAACTCAATGTGACCCTTGGAACAAGTCTGGTTGACATGTACTCAAAATGTGGAGCTATCGAAATGGCCATGGAGGTATTCTCTAGGATGCCTGTGAAAAGTGTTGCATCATGGAATTGCATGATCAACGGTCTGGCAATGAATGGTGGGGGAAGCGCAGCAATTGGCTTGTTTAAGGAGATGCAGGCGTCTGGTTTGGGACCCAACAGTGCAACCTTTGTGGGTGTCCTGCATGCATGCAGTCATGGAGGGCTAGTGAATGAAGCACTCGAATTCTTTTCGTGTATGAGTGAGTTGTACGGGATTGAAACTAATGTTAAGCATTATGGGTGCATGGTTGATCTCTATGGCCGAGCTGGGAAGCTTGAGAAGGCCGTGGATGTCATCAGAACGATGCCCATGAAACCGGATATTGTAATATGGGGAGCATTGTTAGGTGGGTGCAAGGAGCATGGCAACGCAAAGCTTGGGGAGCTGGTAGGAGCACAGATTATGAAGCTACAACCACATAAGGTTTCCGGGTGCTCGAGTCTTTCGGATATGTATGCGATGGATGGGCGATTGGAGGACGTGATCAGTGTAAGGAGGATGATGCTGGACATGTATGTTGGGAGGGAACCTGGATGTAGCACCTTGACTTAATTTTTAGTTATCTGGAGATAATAAATCCTTGGCAGAATTACTTACCAATCCCTCTCTTGAGAGAATTCCAAGAAAAACTGCAGCACAAATAGGAATAGGGAAATGGTCTCAGGTTTTAAAACACCTGCCAACCAAAAGTAGTTTTAATTCTGAAACATGGTTGAGAGGTACCGGAAATTTGTAACTTGAAATTTTCTGGGAAATAGTGGCTTCAATTCTCATAGACTGTATTTACATCAGAGATGCCATAAGTTCGGTTCATATTAGCCTGCAAATCCAACCTAGCAAACAAAAAACTACTTCAACTCCTCCAAGCCTAGAATCCAACTCCCCTGCCCGGGGCATCTTAAGAGGATACAGTACTGTCATCATATTTGTAGGGACTCTGTACAACAAATTAGTTTATCATACTGAAGGCAAGAattgacatttttcttttcctatttttgaCTTCATGCCCCCCTGGACCCATAGATCAGATTACAGCTGATATGGAAATTCATGGATCTGGCTTTCAATTCTGATTCCCAGAGCTCAAAACTTGCTTTCAAGTCAAGCCCAACATACAGGTGTTGGCTGGACATAAAGGTACCCCTGaggaaagataaaagaaaaaggaagaagatgcTTTAATCTATTGAATACTCAGACGTCAGCAGAAAGGAGTAAGTTAAAGACTGTAAATTCTAGCTTCAGAAATACACatgattttgatgaataaaaaatgacaatTTGCCAATCATGAGCAGTTTTTGTCAGGCAACATTAATTTCACCTTGACCTCAATTtatcaatctgaagcctttaatTTTCTGGGTCTTTTAGACTGAGCCGGTGATGGTGGAGCAGGTGCCTTGAGAACCAGGactacaaataaaaacaatattacAATTCAGGCAAGAGGGTGAAACAAGGAAGacatataaaaatgattaaaggtaaacaaaacagaaaaaaacTGATACTTACCTTGCGTTTCTGGTCCCTTTTGCCAACTCTTTCACCTAAAATCcaatcatattattaaatagTTGCAGAAAAGTTCATtgattttatctaaaaataaaaacctataaaaaggaaaaatactaTGCTATATAAAGAAAACTCAAAAACACCCATTATCACATAATATATCACCTCCAAAACTTATGGAGTCAGGAATAAATGTCCGATCCTGTTCCCCAGTGCGGTGGGATCGCTGTCAATAGTTTCATAGaccaaatcaaaccaaaattttagaTTCAAAAGATGCAGACATATATATTTGCAATAAACTCATTCTTTGAATGACAAACTAGCATGTGTAGCTCCATAATTAGAAGGGAAAAAATCAGTACACTCACCTTAGGTGTGCCTGGTGTTTCAGCATATGAACCATCACGATGCGAAGAACCTTCTGCTTCCTTGTATTGCAACTGATCATCAAACACATAGAGGTTAAACATCTACACTATCTATTCAGTGCAGAACCCTGTGTGTCCCACTCTTACAAATCATACGAAGCATTCCCTTAAGacctttttctttaataatagaAACAGATTATAGCTATACTTCCATTGTCTCTGTTGAATATGACTATGGCATATGAATGTCATGTCCTAATAAACCTCTTTTAAGACCTGTTATTTTAACTGCTAAACCTATTGCTGATAAATCACAATTCTCATGCCTCTCCTTCCTAACCAATTATATACTCCAGGTTCCAATATTGAATTTGGAAAGAAGGGATCCTGAGGAGAAATGAAAGCAATTGAATGAACATTattaattccaatttttgaaaccGATAGGACCTGTAAATGGAAAAGGATTTCAAATCATGTGGTAGCCTCTTATGAAAGTGCTGAATTCCATATAGAAAAGGCTGAATctgatttaaaattcattaaaatagaAGATAAGATACAATTTCTGGTTTTTTGAAATCATCCTTATTATTCTCTGTTCTTTGCAACTTGTTATGTGTTTCTTCCCTTATTCCATCATTATTACCATTGTTCTTCTCTTGGTCCACCTTTATCATCATTGGTCACTTGGATTaagatttttagattttttacaTATTTGAAATCTCCATAAAATCAAATGAGCTTGAtgatcctttttcttttcaggtTTAGAATATTTTCTCTCTTATAAACCTCTAAACCTAGATGCATATgtgatttgttaatttttaaatatttaactaGATTCTTATTTAGATAAGAAAGGAAGATAGTTCCATGGAAATgtattatatcttttttatttttttaatgagtcaaATTATTCTTTAAGTAGTTTAGGTTTATTTGATTTTGCAGGATTTGAACCTTTTGTGGTGAATCAGTCATccattatttataaatctaggataataaataaattcatacattgcatttaaaataatacattttttcttatgattttagaAGTTCTACaatggtgtgtgtgtgtgcgtatACACACAAAAATCGGTTTCTTTTCCATTGCGTACACACACAATGGAAATATATGCTAAGAAAGAAGACCCTGTTGAAACAAGGTACACTGGAACTGTGTGAAAGGGAGAGAAAAAGCAAGAAGAGCGGAAGATCTTACTCCAAATTAATTTCATTGTGGCTAACAGCAAATCAGATAGCTTGCTCGCTCGGTTGACAGAATTGATTGTTTCCGGGGCGGAGATGGTGTTGAACTTTCTCCTAAACTACAGATATGGTCCTTCCCGTCTTAGTGAGAAAGTGGATGAACAGCTGGGGGAAATTCGGTTGGTTGACACACTATCTAATATTCTTGTCCCTGCTTTTGATATTCAACACCTTAAACTAGTCGCCTTCTCTTCTCACCAGGTCATCAATTTTTTACATGATCAAACATTAGTATTCATTCTTCtcatatttgtatttttcatagcATAAGACTTCGAGCCTATAATGTTGGTTTTAAAATCCACCATCGTGCAAACATAATGTCCTGGTTATGTTTCAAAGGATTGCAAGGTCAAATAAACAAAGACAAGGTTGGTGATCAActttaatatcatttgtaataaCTCTTGTTCCCAATCGTGTGGATATTGTTCTTTCTAGGCCAAAGGGTCTCACAGCTTCAAAACACATCAAGATGATTAAGAGGAGCTCATATATAGATATAGCGTTAAGAACTTTCTTCCTTTCCATTGTGGGAGGATATCACATATGATGCAGGTAATTGCATTTATGGTTGCAGGTAAGAAAGGCAAACTCATCAATAAAATTGAGAGATGTAGTTATGAGCTCAGCTGCAGCTCCAGTTTATTTCCCATCGCATAATTTCAAAGCTGATGGCAGACTGTACAACCTTGTGGATGGTGGACTTGCAGCCTACAATCCTGTAAATCTTTTTCATGCACAGGCCTTTATGGGATCATATTTTAAAGATTTGTTGCCATTTGTATGCACAATTCATTCATTATGCTTGATGAAGCTATCCCTTCTGCGCAGACATTGCTTGCAATACAAGAAGCAGCCCACATATTTGGAAACCGAGATTATAATAACTGTCTGGTTGTCTCCCTTGGTACTTgctctgaagaagaagaacatcaCAACTTCATTAATTTAAAGGGTCAACTTCCTTGGATAATAGACCTGAAAAGAGGAACATCACCTTTAGCCAACGCGCGGCTTAAGACCAGCTGACATGCTAGATGCATACACATTATTTGTCCTTGGAGTTGGAGGCTGGATTTCTAGTCAGAAATTTCTCGGAATCTAGGTAATTAAATGCACTTACATAAAATACTGAGCAATCCAAAC includes:
- the LOC104879841 gene encoding pentatricopeptide repeat-containing protein At5g48910-like, giving the protein MSHRTEVSWGAVIDAYIDQGFLTDALQLYAKMRSLGHSASNAILVGAFGACAKLQDLALGRIIPGQVEAMGLQLNVTLGTSLVDMYSKCGAIEMAMEVFSRMPVKSVASWNCMINGLAMNGGGSAAIGLFKEMQASGLGPNSATFVGVLHACSHGGLVNEALEFFSCMSELYGIETNVKHYGCMVDLYGRAGKLEKAVDVIRTMPMKPDIVIWGALLGGCKEHGNAKLGELVGAQIMKLQPHKVSGCSSLSDMYAMDGRLEDVISVRRMMLDMYVGREPGCSTLT